From the Leptolyngbya sp. O-77 genome, one window contains:
- a CDS encoding peptide ligase PGM1-related protein, with amino-acid sequence MPETGGFMQTLTAAPTVQGSDRFHTLQRQLRDRWQTIDQFDRGEHDILIVPSLTLDQRELQKVKGVHHYEERLLFSLIRLRNPGTRLIYITSQPIHPSIIDYYLHLLPEIPYSHARDRLILLSTYDSHPKPLTQKILERPRLVEKLRGLLRPDRAYMSCFNATALERELSLQLDIPLYGLDPDLLYWGTKSGSRQAFAEANVPHPDGSLQTWTAEELVLATVDLWERRPDLKRMVVKLNEGFSGQGNALLDLRTLSAVAPGQASTEARREAIAQAFHHLSFQSDTETWDNFSSKIPELGAIVEAFIEGEEKRSPSVQCRITPLGEVEVLSTHDQILGGPDGQIFLGCRFPADESYRMRLQEYGYAVGKVLAEKGVLERFSIDFMAVRPDETEDWELQAIEINVRKGGTTHPFMTLKLLTSGSYDSRTGLFLNQHGQPKYYIATDNLQSDRYLGLLPSDLMDIIAQHRLHFTPITETGSVFHIMGCLSEYGKLGLTSIGDSPEDAEDRYNQVIATLDQETEANLSHPFHPASHTPPINWHFHHEG; translated from the coding sequence ATGCCCGAAACTGGGGGATTTATGCAGACATTGACAGCGGCTCCGACGGTACAGGGTAGCGATCGCTTTCACACGTTGCAACGGCAATTGCGCGATCGCTGGCAAACCATCGACCAGTTCGACCGGGGAGAACATGACATTCTGATCGTTCCATCCCTGACCCTAGATCAGCGTGAGTTGCAAAAGGTCAAAGGCGTTCACCATTACGAAGAGCGCCTGCTGTTTTCCCTAATTCGCCTGCGAAATCCGGGCACGCGGCTGATTTACATCACGTCGCAGCCGATTCACCCCAGCATCATCGACTATTACCTGCACCTGCTACCAGAAATCCCCTATTCTCACGCCCGCGATCGCCTCATCCTGCTTTCCACTTATGACTCGCATCCCAAGCCGCTAACGCAAAAAATCCTGGAGCGGCCGCGCTTGGTCGAAAAACTGCGCGGGCTGCTGCGCCCCGACAGAGCCTACATGTCTTGCTTTAATGCCACTGCCCTAGAGCGGGAACTGTCCCTTCAGCTTGACATTCCGCTGTATGGGCTAGACCCCGACCTGCTCTATTGGGGCACCAAGAGCGGCAGCCGCCAGGCCTTTGCCGAAGCCAACGTGCCCCACCCCGACGGCAGCTTGCAAACCTGGACGGCGGAGGAACTGGTGCTGGCGACGGTAGACCTGTGGGAGCGCCGGCCCGACCTGAAGCGGATGGTCGTCAAGCTGAATGAGGGCTTTTCGGGCCAGGGGAACGCGCTGCTGGATCTGCGGACGCTCTCTGCCGTTGCGCCAGGGCAGGCCTCGACTGAAGCACGACGGGAGGCGATCGCCCAAGCATTTCACCATCTGAGTTTCCAGAGCGATACTGAAACCTGGGACAACTTCAGCAGCAAAATTCCCGAACTGGGGGCGATTGTCGAAGCGTTCATCGAAGGGGAAGAAAAGCGATCGCCCAGCGTCCAGTGCCGGATTACGCCGCTGGGAGAGGTCGAGGTGCTGTCTACCCACGACCAGATCTTGGGCGGGCCCGACGGGCAAATCTTTTTGGGCTGTCGCTTTCCCGCCGACGAATCCTATCGGATGCGCCTGCAAGAGTATGGCTACGCTGTGGGCAAAGTGCTGGCAGAAAAGGGCGTTTTAGAACGATTTAGCATCGATTTCATGGCAGTCCGTCCAGACGAGACAGAAGACTGGGAGTTACAGGCGATCGAAATCAACGTCCGCAAAGGCGGCACAACCCACCCCTTTATGACGCTGAAACTGCTCACCAGTGGCAGCTACGACTCCCGAACCGGACTGTTTCTCAATCAGCACGGTCAGCCGAAATACTACATTGCCACCGATAATTTGCAGAGCGATCGCTATCTCGGTCTGCTGCCCAGCGACCTGATGGACATCATCGCGCAGCATCGCCTCCACTTCACGCCCATCACCGAAACGGGCAGCGTGTTTCATATCATGGGCTGCCTGTCGGAATACGGCAAACTGGGGCTGACCAGCATTGGCGACTCGCCTGAAGACGCAGAAGACCGCTATAACCAGGTGATCGCCACGCTTGATCAGGAAACCGAGGCGAACCTGTCGCACCCGTTTCATCCCGCCTCCCATACGCCACCGATCAACTGGCACTTTCACCACGAAGGCTAG
- a CDS encoding HEAT repeat domain-containing protein, translated as MTAFFYLAAQTSMVSNPRILSAQQQSSPLLQQAEDGAIPADWEQVVQRVQQGLGHLEEQLQTHGIRPDLTELETLSQWAIAVLGEGDFQDRWDVAKLFPRLEALAAETSESVEQLLLNPLVSLLQDEDADPDTRWFAARILGEFSPTCGAAALIDLLKTSCTEDLRQMAATAIAGFGKMAIAPLVQLLQAPHTRLLAVQTLAQIREPGVIQPLMQLLRDPDPQVRAAALSAIGSARDRHIPDLLITSLSDSSAAVRQVAVTELGFRADLLPDYDLVSLIHPLLLDANAGVGQQAAIALGRLGTNPAVAALYRVAHSPHTTHPQRMALVQALGWIGTPAALHSLHRLALQWSEEPASAALLQATIQAMGRVEAPELRWQVARYLVELLHTQRPTVQLASVKQAIALQLGNLGDLDALDALVQLATDPDLGVKLHAIAALKQLHPDQGRQQLAALSNNHQVSEQTRQEVAIALAEW; from the coding sequence TTGACCGCATTTTTCTATCTGGCGGCACAGACAAGTATGGTCAGCAATCCGCGTATTTTATCTGCCCAACAGCAAAGCTCCCCGTTGCTTCAGCAGGCGGAGGATGGGGCGATTCCTGCTGATTGGGAACAGGTAGTGCAGCGGGTACAGCAAGGCTTGGGGCATCTGGAAGAACAGTTGCAGACCCACGGCATCCGTCCCGATCTGACGGAACTAGAAACGCTGAGTCAGTGGGCGATCGCCGTGCTGGGCGAGGGCGATTTTCAGGATCGCTGGGACGTGGCCAAGCTGTTTCCTCGGCTAGAAGCCCTGGCTGCTGAAACGTCAGAGTCTGTTGAGCAACTGCTGCTCAACCCGCTGGTTTCCCTGCTGCAAGACGAAGACGCAGATCCTGACACGCGCTGGTTTGCAGCCCGGATTCTAGGTGAGTTTTCGCCGACCTGCGGTGCTGCAGCGCTGATTGACCTGCTGAAAACATCCTGCACCGAAGACCTTCGGCAGATGGCCGCAACGGCGATCGCAGGCTTTGGCAAAATGGCGATCGCTCCCCTTGTCCAACTGCTCCAGGCTCCGCACACGCGCCTGCTGGCCGTACAAACCCTCGCTCAAATTCGAGAACCCGGCGTGATTCAGCCGCTGATGCAATTGTTGCGCGATCCTGACCCGCAGGTGCGAGCTGCTGCACTATCGGCTATTGGTAGCGCCCGCGATCGCCATATTCCTGACCTGTTAATCACATCCCTAAGCGATTCCTCTGCGGCGGTGCGCCAGGTGGCAGTGACAGAACTGGGCTTTCGCGCTGACCTGCTGCCCGACTATGACCTGGTGAGCTTGATTCATCCGCTGCTGCTGGATGCTAACGCTGGCGTGGGACAGCAGGCAGCGATCGCCCTTGGTCGCCTGGGCACTAATCCTGCTGTGGCTGCCCTCTATCGCGTCGCCCACTCACCCCACACGACCCATCCGCAGCGAATGGCGCTGGTGCAAGCGCTGGGCTGGATCGGCACCCCCGCTGCCCTACACAGTCTGCATCGGCTGGCGCTCCAGTGGAGCGAGGAACCTGCGTCGGCCGCGCTGCTACAGGCCACGATTCAGGCGATGGGTCGGGTCGAAGCCCCGGAACTGCGCTGGCAGGTCGCCCGCTATCTAGTAGAATTGCTGCACACGCAGCGACCCACTGTGCAACTGGCCAGCGTGAAGCAGGCGATCGCCCTCCAATTGGGTAACTTGGGCGATCTCGACGCGCTGGATGCCCTGGTGCAACTAGCGACTGATCCAGATTTAGGGGTAAAGCTCCATGCGATCGCCGCCCTCAAACAGCTTCACCCCGACCAAGGACGGCAGCAGCTCGCAGCACTGTCCAACAACCATCAAGTTTCAGAACAAACCCGGCAAGAAGTGGCGATCGCCCTAGCAGAGTGGTAA